The genomic stretch TCCAGCCGCCCGGGCAGTCCAGCGCGGCCCACAGCACCCGGAGGTCCACTTCGGCGGGAACGACCCAGGGCGCGGCCGTACGCCCGTCCGGCAGCGGCCCGGAGAAGATGCGCAGCCCGTCCGGGCGTTCCGGCCCGCAGACGTAGCAGGTGGGGAAGGGGTGCCGGGTGAAGCCCTCGTACGCCCGGGCCGCCTCCACCGCCGCGTCCAGGCTCACCGGCGTGACCGCGGGGATCTCGCCGGTCGCCTCGCCCACGGTCGCCACCAGCGTGCCGCCGTCGTGCACCGAGCCGTCGGCGTACGTCAGCGGCGTGTCGAGCGGGGGCGGCACCCGCAGCGTGACCTCGAGCGGCGGCGCCCCGAGGCGGGCGCCGGCCTCGACCGCGAAGGCGCCCGCCGACCACCCTCCGTTGCCGGACGTGGGCGGACCGTTGAAGCGTGCCGGAATCTCCATGCGAGGAAGGCTCGCACAAGCCGTTCATGTCGTGGCCATGAATTGCCTTCTGGGGCGACATTCCGCGGGCAGGTGCCGCGCCTACACACATCACATGGCCGTTCTCATAACTGCCGCCGCCCCCACCGGGACCAGCGGCTACACTCTGCTCCTGGCCGACGACCAGAGCCACGTCGAGGCCGCGCAGCGACTGCGCCACGACGTCTTCGCGGGCGAGCTCGGCGCGACGCTGCCCGGCGCCACCGCCGACGGGCGTGACGTCGACGAGTTCGACGACCATTGCGACCACCTGATCGTGCGCGACGACGCGACCGGCGCGGTGGTCGGCACCTACCGCATGCTGCCGCCCCGGGCCGCCGAGCGCGCCGGACGCCGCTACGGCGACGGCGAGTTCGACCTGGCCGCGCTGCGCCCGCTGCGCGACCAGCTGGTCGAGACCGGCCGCTCGTGCGTGCACCCCGACCACCGCAGCGGCTCGGTGATCAACCTGATGTGGGCCGGCATCGCCCGCTACCTGCACCTGAACAACCTGCGCTGGCTGGCCGGCTGCGCCTCCGTGCCGCTGGACGACGGCGGCGCGACCGCGGCCGGGGTCTGGGCCCGGGTGCAGGCCGGACACCTGTCCCCGCCCACTCTGCGGGTCACCCCCCGCCGCGACTGGCTGGCCGGGACAGACGTGGCCGGCGACCCCCGCACCCAGCCGCCCGCTCTGCTCAAGGGCTATCTGCGGCTGGGCAGCTGGGTCTGCGGCCGGCCCGCCTACGACCCCGATTTCGACTGCGCCGACTTCTACGTGCTGTTCTCGATGGACCGGCTGGACCCGCGTTACCGCCGGCACTTCCTGGGAGCGGTCCGATGACCTGCTTCTGGCAGCCGACGTCGGGCTGCGGCGCCCACTGCCGGGAGGGCGCGGGCCGCCCCGCCGCGCCCGGCACGGCCACGTTGCGCCTGATGGCCCTCGCCGCCGTACTGGGAAGCGGTCTTCTGCTCGTTCCCCTGCTGCGCGGTCTCACCCTGCGTGTGGTGGCCCGCGTGATGCTGCGCGTCCTCGGCATTCGCGTCGTGCGGCGCGGCCCCGTCCTCAGACCCGGCAGCCTGCTGGTCGCCAACCACGTCTCCTGGCTGGACATCCTGGTGCTGATGGCCGTGACCCCGATGCGCGTGGTCGCGAAGGGCGAGGTCGGCGCGTGGCCGGGCATCGGAGTGCTGGCCGGGCGGTCCGGGGCGATCTTCATCGACCGCGCGCGCCCGAAGTCGCTGCCCGGCACGGTCGGCGAGGTGGCCGACGCGCTGCGCTCGGGCGGCACGGTCGCCGCGTTCCCCGAGGGCACGACGTTCTGCGGCGCCAACCGGGGCCGGTTCCGCCCGGCGCTGTTCCAGGCGGCGATCGACGCGGGCGCTCCCGTGGTTCCGGTTTCGATCACGTACGACTCCACCGCGGCCGCGTTCGTCGGCGACGACACCCTTCTCGAGTCCGTACGCCGGGTGGCCGCGCTACGGTCCTTGACGGTCACCGTGGTGGCCGCGCCCGCCCTGCGTCCCGTGCCCGGCGCCGACCGCCGGGTGCTCGCCCGCGCGGCCCAGGCCTCGATGGGCGGTGACTACCGCCTGGCCGCCTGAGAGCGTTTACAGACAACTTTCAGCTGGTGTGCAGGCGGGGTGCAGCGGGCTGATAAATACTGGGTGTCATGGCCGCTCAGACCCAGCCCAAGCAGAGCGAGGCGAAACTGCTCGTCGTCGAGGACGACGCGAACATCCTCGAGCTGCTCTCCGCCAGTCTCCGCTTCGCCGGCTTCGACGTGAGCACCGCGACGAGCGGCAGCGCGGCCGTCAGCGCGGCGAAGAACACCACCCCCGACCTCGTCGTCCTCGACGTCATGCTGCCCGACCTCGACGGGTTCGAGGTGATCCGGCTCATGCGCGAGGGCGGCCAGCGCACCCCGGTGGTCTTCCTGACCGCCCGCGACGGCACCGACGACAAGATCCGGGGCCTGACCCTGGGCGGCGACGACTACGTCACCAAGCCGTTCAGCCTCGAGGAGCTCACCGCCCGCATCCGGGCCGTGCTGCGCCGCACGACGCAGGGCGACGACGAGCCGTCCCGCCTGGTCTTCGCCGACCTCGAGCTCGACGAGGAGACCCACGAGGTCTACCGGGCCGGCCAGCGGGTGCAGCTCTCGCCGACCGAGTTCAAGCTCCTGCGCTACCTCATGCTGAACGCCAACCGGGTGCTGTCCAAGGCGCAGATCCTCGACCACGTCTGGAAGTACGACTTCCGCGGCGACGACAACATCGTCGAGTCCTACATCTCGTACCTGCGGCGTAAGGTCGACAACGTGCAGCCCCGCCTGATCCACACGTTGCGCGGCGTCGGTTACGTGCTTCGCAAACCAGCCGTCTGAGCCCCCCGCCGTGACGCTCACCGAGCGGGTCCGCAACTCGATCCCGCCGCAGCCCAGCCTGCGTAAGGTCTCGCTGCGTGTCAAGCTGGTGGCGTCGGTGCTCGTCCTGGTCTTCGCGGCGCTCACGGCGATCAGCGCCGCCAGCACGTACGCGTTGCACAACTACCTGCTCGACCGGCTCGACACGTCGCTGTCGATCTACGCGGCGACCATCGCCAAGGCGCGCCAGGGCTCCGAGATCCCGGTCCCGAGCGACTACTACGTCTCGTCCAGCAGCGTCGACGGCGTGCGCCCCGACCCGCCCGTGGTGGGCGACCCCGACCTCGGCCCCGACGACACGCCGCCGCTGGTCAAGGGCTCCGAAGAGGTCAACGCGCTGCTCGGCGAGCCGTACACGGTGCGCTCGCCGAGCGGCAAGGTCGTCTGGCGGGTGGTGGTCGTCATCGACCAGTGGGGCTCGGTCATCCAGGTCGGCGAGAAGCTGTCGGTGATCGGCCTCGCGGTCAACCAGATGATCTGGGTCGACCTGCTGGTCGGGGTGGGCGTGCTGATCGCGCTGGCCTCGATCGGCGCCGCCATCGTGCGGCAGAGCCTCGTGCCGCTGCTGCAGATCGAGCGCACGGCGGCGGCGATCGGGGCCGGTGACCTCACCCAGCGCGTCCCCGACCCGGAGGCGCACGACGGCGAGCCGCAGACCGAGCTGGGCCGGCTGGCCAAGGCGCTCAACGCGATGCTGGCCCAGATCGAGGCCGCGTTCAGCGCGCGGGAGCAGTCGGAGGCGGCGGCCCGCGCGGCCGAGGCAGTCGCGGTGCAGGCGGCCGACGCGGCGCAGGCGTCCGAGGCGCGGGCGGTCGAGTCCGAGGCCAAGATGCGGCAGTTCGTGGCCGACGCCTCACACGAGCTGCGTACGCCGCTGACCACCATTCGCGGCTTCGCCGAGCTCTATCGCCAGGGCGCCGTGACCGACCCCGACGCCGTGGCCCAGCTCGTGCGTCGCATCGAGGACGAGGCCGCCCGGATGGGCCTGCTCGTCGAGGACCTGCTGCTGCTGGCCCGGCTCGACCGTGAGCGTCCGCTCACCCTGGGCCCGGTCGAGCTGCCGGTGCTGGCGCTCGACGCGGTCCAGGCGGCCGAGGCGACCGCGCCCGAACGCACCATCGAGCTCGAGGTCCGCGATCAGCCCGAGCAACTCGTGGCCTACGGCGACGACGCCCGGCTGCGCCAGGTGATCGGCAACCTCATGACGAACGCGCTGGTGCACACCCCGCCCGACGCCACGGTCACCCTGCGGCTTCATGCCGGGCCGGGTGACCAGGCAGTGGTCGAGGTGTCCGACACCGGGCCCGGGCTCTCGGCACAGCAGAAAGAACATGTCTTCGAGCGGTTCTATCGCGTCGACGAGGCTCGCACCCGCAACACCCGGCGTGCCGCCACCGGCACCGGGCTCGGGCTCGCGATCGTCGCGGCGATTGTCAGGGCACACCAAGGAACCGTCGAAGTGATCAGTGAACCGGGGCAGGGCGCGACGTTCCGGGTAACTTTACCCACGCTAAATCCGGATAAAGGCTTCACAGAAAACATCCAGGCCTGACACAGGTCGGTCCGAGAGCTACGGGGCAAGGTTGGTGGCATGAACGACAACGAGACCGACCCGCGACCCGCGGACGCCTCCTCTGAGAGCAGCAGCCCGGAACGGGGACAGTCTGAGCAGCCGACCGCCGCGCTGCCCGCCGCATCGCAACCGGCGGCGCCGCGGGCCCCGGAGTGGGCGCGACCGGTGTCGAGCGCTCCCCAGGAGGGCACGCCGCAGGCTGCCCCGCAGCCGGGTGTTCCTCAGTCCGGCGTCTCCGCTCCTCAGCCTGGTGTCCCCACTCCTCAGTCCGGCGTCCCTGCTCCGCAATCGGGTGTCCCGGTGACCGGCGCGCCGCAGTGGCCGCAGCAGTCGCAGTGGGCGCAGCATCAGCAGCCGGGCTATCAGCAGCACCACGCCGGTTACGGGCAGCAGCCCGGTTACGCCCAGCAGCCGTACGGCGCGGGCTGGCCCGGCCAGACCCAGACCCAGCCGCTCGGGGTCGAGGGCCGTCCCTGGACCCCGACCGCCGACGGCCAGCCCGCCTGGGCCCTCCCGGTCGACCAGCAGCAGCCCCGCACCCCGGGCCGCGGCCGCAAGATCTTCGTGACCGCCGCCGCCGCGGTGCTGCTCGCGCTGGGCGCGGGCGGCGTGGGCGCGGCCGCCGCGCTGGCCTTCGACGACGACGGCGGGTCGCCGTCGGTGCAGACCGGCAACTCCTCGGTCACCCGCGTGGTCGACCGCTCGTCGCTGGCCCAGATCGCCGCCGCCGTGCAGGACAGCGTCGTCTCGATCAAGACGGACAGCGGCGAGGGCTCCGGCGTGGTCATCACCGACAGCGGCTACATCGTCACCAACAACCACGTGGTCGCGAACGCCCAGGGCAACAAGGCCACCGTGATCTTCGCCGACGGCAAGAAGTCCGAGGCGACCATCGTCGGCACCGACGAGCGCACCGACCTGGCCGTCGTCAAGGTCTCCGGCCTCTCCGACCTCAAGCCCGCCACCTTCGGCAGCAGCGCCAAGATGCAGGTCGGCGACACGGTGCTGGCGATCGGCAGCCCGCTCGGCCTCGAGGGCTCGGTCACGGCCGGCATCATCAGCGCCAAGGACCGCACGATCCAGTCCGGCGGCGGCCAGCAGGAGAGCCCGTTCGGCTCACAGCAGCAGGGCCCGACGACCACCATGTCCGGGCTGCTGCAGACCGACGCGCCGATCAACCCCGGCAACTCCGGCGGCGCCCTGGTCAACACCAACGGCGAGATCATCGGCATCAACTCGGCGATCGCCACCCAGGGTCAGAGCTCCGGCAACATCGGCCTCGGCTTCGCCATCCCGAGCGACAAGGCCAAGCAGGTGGTCGACGACCTGATGGCGGGCAAGAAGGTCAGCCACCCGGCGCTGGGCGTCAGTGTGACCGAGGCCGAGAACGGCGGCGCCCTGGTGAGCCAGGTCATCCCGAACAGCGCGGCGGCCAAGGCCGGGATCGAGCAGGGCGACGTGATCACCGCGGCCGACGGCAAGAGCATCGGCGACTCCGACGACCTGGTGGCGGTGGTCCAGTCCGGCGCGGTCGGTCAGAAGATGGCCCTCGACTTCACCCGTGGCGGTGAGAAGAAGCAGGTCACGGTGACGCTGGCCGAGGCGCAGTAACCAAGCTTTGCCCTTTCGCTGCGGCGGGTGGTGTGACAAGGGGGTTGTCGCACCACCCGCCGTACGTTTGTTCGGCGCTAATCTCCGACTTCCGGAGGAATCGTCTCTTTTCCTCCCGGGGGACTCGCCATTCGGCCGGGGAACCGCCTAATCTCCATTCGCCATCGGCGGTACCCCGGCAGTGAGAGGCACCAGGTTGACCTACGTCGAGACCCGCGGGAACGTGTGGGAAGCGCTGGCGGGTCGCGCCCCCGGTGAACCCTCCGGCCCGGCTGATCCCGGTTTGTGGGGCGCGGTCGTCGACCGCCTCAACCCCACCAGCGCCCGCCCGGTGCTCCGCGCCGGAGTGGAGTACGTGCAGCTCACCGGCGCCCGTGGCGGCGACTACATCATGCTGCGCTCGCCCGACGACGGCGAGCGGCCGAGCTATCTGCGCCTGACCCCCGAGGAGTGGGAGCTGGCGCTGCTGATGGACGGCGAGCACACGGTGGCCCGGCTGGTCGCCGAGTTCGCTCGCATCGCCGGCCGGCTCGCCCCCGATCAGGTCCGCCGCGTCGTGGCCGACCTGGCCGGCAACCGGATGC from Paractinoplanes brasiliensis encodes the following:
- a CDS encoding lysophospholipid acyltransferase family protein, translating into MTCFWQPTSGCGAHCREGAGRPAAPGTATLRLMALAAVLGSGLLLVPLLRGLTLRVVARVMLRVLGIRVVRRGPVLRPGSLLVANHVSWLDILVLMAVTPMRVVAKGEVGAWPGIGVLAGRSGAIFIDRARPKSLPGTVGEVADALRSGGTVAAFPEGTTFCGANRGRFRPALFQAAIDAGAPVVPVSITYDSTAAAFVGDDTLLESVRRVAALRSLTVTVVAAPALRPVPGADRRVLARAAQASMGGDYRLAA
- a CDS encoding GNAT family N-acetyltransferase encodes the protein MAVLITAAAPTGTSGYTLLLADDQSHVEAAQRLRHDVFAGELGATLPGATADGRDVDEFDDHCDHLIVRDDATGAVVGTYRMLPPRAAERAGRRYGDGEFDLAALRPLRDQLVETGRSCVHPDHRSGSVINLMWAGIARYLHLNNLRWLAGCASVPLDDGGATAAGVWARVQAGHLSPPTLRVTPRRDWLAGTDVAGDPRTQPPALLKGYLRLGSWVCGRPAYDPDFDCADFYVLFSMDRLDPRYRRHFLGAVR
- a CDS encoding S1C family serine protease; this translates as MNDNETDPRPADASSESSSPERGQSEQPTAALPAASQPAAPRAPEWARPVSSAPQEGTPQAAPQPGVPQSGVSAPQPGVPTPQSGVPAPQSGVPVTGAPQWPQQSQWAQHQQPGYQQHHAGYGQQPGYAQQPYGAGWPGQTQTQPLGVEGRPWTPTADGQPAWALPVDQQQPRTPGRGRKIFVTAAAAVLLALGAGGVGAAAALAFDDDGGSPSVQTGNSSVTRVVDRSSLAQIAAAVQDSVVSIKTDSGEGSGVVITDSGYIVTNNHVVANAQGNKATVIFADGKKSEATIVGTDERTDLAVVKVSGLSDLKPATFGSSAKMQVGDTVLAIGSPLGLEGSVTAGIISAKDRTIQSGGGQQESPFGSQQQGPTTTMSGLLQTDAPINPGNSGGALVNTNGEIIGINSAIATQGQSSGNIGLGFAIPSDKAKQVVDDLMAGKKVSHPALGVSVTEAENGGALVSQVIPNSAAAKAGIEQGDVITAADGKSIGDSDDLVAVVQSGAVGQKMALDFTRGGEKKQVTVTLAEAQ
- a CDS encoding sensor histidine kinase gives rise to the protein MTLTERVRNSIPPQPSLRKVSLRVKLVASVLVLVFAALTAISAASTYALHNYLLDRLDTSLSIYAATIAKARQGSEIPVPSDYYVSSSSVDGVRPDPPVVGDPDLGPDDTPPLVKGSEEVNALLGEPYTVRSPSGKVVWRVVVVIDQWGSVIQVGEKLSVIGLAVNQMIWVDLLVGVGVLIALASIGAAIVRQSLVPLLQIERTAAAIGAGDLTQRVPDPEAHDGEPQTELGRLAKALNAMLAQIEAAFSAREQSEAAARAAEAVAVQAADAAQASEARAVESEAKMRQFVADASHELRTPLTTIRGFAELYRQGAVTDPDAVAQLVRRIEDEAARMGLLVEDLLLLARLDRERPLTLGPVELPVLALDAVQAAEATAPERTIELEVRDQPEQLVAYGDDARLRQVIGNLMTNALVHTPPDATVTLRLHAGPGDQAVVEVSDTGPGLSAQQKEHVFERFYRVDEARTRNTRRAATGTGLGLAIVAAIVRAHQGTVEVISEPGQGATFRVTLPTLNPDKGFTENIQA
- a CDS encoding response regulator transcription factor, with the protein product MAAQTQPKQSEAKLLVVEDDANILELLSASLRFAGFDVSTATSGSAAVSAAKNTTPDLVVLDVMLPDLDGFEVIRLMREGGQRTPVVFLTARDGTDDKIRGLTLGGDDYVTKPFSLEELTARIRAVLRRTTQGDDEPSRLVFADLELDEETHEVYRAGQRVQLSPTEFKLLRYLMLNANRVLSKAQILDHVWKYDFRGDDNIVESYISYLRRKVDNVQPRLIHTLRGVGYVLRKPAV